The following coding sequences lie in one Arthrobacter sp. SLBN-122 genomic window:
- a CDS encoding TerC family protein produces MEVPAYVWTLTIAGIVGLLAFDFFFHVRKAHTPSLKESATWSAIYVGIAVLFGLAVLLFGGPEMGTEYFAGYVTEKALSVDNLFVFLIIMASFKVPRADQQKVLLFGIVFSLIARTAFIFLGAALINSFAWVFYIFGLILLVTAGNLLKPDNHDDDSEGLVVRLAKKFLPASEHYDGDKLFTVENGKRVLTPMLLVMVAIGGTDILFALDSIPAIFGLTQNVFIVFTATAFSLMGLRQLFFLIDGLLDRLIFLSYGLAVILGFIGVKLILHALHENTLPFINDGKHVNVVEVSTGVSLGVILGVLVMTILASIFSPKGKAKNAVSGARRHATEYLDLNYETDMAERDKIFARMCREEAQIRKLPEKYKRLVRNETEFMELLRNAHAEHDKAQVRAAAAEG; encoded by the coding sequence GTGGAAGTACCTGCTTATGTCTGGACCCTGACCATCGCGGGAATCGTGGGGCTGCTGGCCTTCGATTTCTTCTTCCACGTCCGGAAGGCCCACACCCCTTCCCTGAAGGAATCCGCCACCTGGTCCGCCATCTACGTGGGCATTGCGGTGCTGTTCGGGCTGGCGGTACTGCTGTTCGGCGGACCCGAGATGGGCACCGAATACTTCGCAGGCTACGTGACGGAGAAGGCGTTGTCGGTGGACAACCTCTTCGTCTTCCTCATCATCATGGCCAGCTTCAAAGTGCCCCGCGCGGACCAGCAAAAGGTGCTGCTGTTCGGCATCGTCTTCTCGCTGATCGCCCGCACGGCGTTCATCTTCCTGGGCGCGGCACTGATCAACAGTTTCGCCTGGGTGTTCTACATCTTCGGGCTCATCCTGCTGGTCACCGCGGGCAACCTGCTCAAGCCGGACAACCACGACGACGACTCTGAAGGCCTGGTGGTCCGGCTCGCCAAGAAGTTCCTGCCGGCGTCGGAACACTACGACGGCGACAAGCTCTTCACGGTGGAGAACGGCAAACGGGTCCTGACCCCAATGCTGCTGGTGATGGTGGCCATCGGCGGCACGGACATCCTGTTCGCCCTGGACTCCATCCCGGCGATCTTCGGCCTCACCCAGAACGTGTTCATCGTGTTCACCGCCACCGCGTTCTCGTTGATGGGCCTGCGCCAGCTGTTCTTCCTGATCGACGGCCTGCTGGACCGGCTGATCTTCCTCTCCTACGGTTTGGCGGTCATCCTGGGCTTCATCGGCGTGAAGCTCATCCTGCACGCCCTGCACGAGAACACCCTTCCCTTCATCAATGACGGCAAGCACGTCAACGTGGTGGAGGTCAGCACCGGCGTCTCGCTGGGCGTCATCCTGGGTGTCCTGGTGATGACAATCCTGGCGTCCATCTTCAGTCCCAAAGGCAAAGCCAAGAACGCCGTGTCCGGGGCGCGGCGCCACGCCACCGAATACCTGGACCTCAACTACGAAACGGACATGGCCGAACGCGACAAGATCTTCGCGCGGATGTGCCGCGAAGAGGCCCAGATCCGCAAACTTCCCGAGAAGTACAAGCGGCTGGTCCGCAACGAAACCGAGTTCATGGAGCTGCTGCGCAACGCCCATGCCGAACACGACAAGGCCCAGGTCCGGGCTGCTGCCGCCGAGGGCTGA